The sequence TGGCAAATGCGTTATGGTAGCTGGTGTAATTTTTTTTGCTTTCGGGCAGACAGATTTTTGCGGCTGGAAAAGATTTCTCAATTTCATTTGTGTATGCAAAACCGGATTTTGATATAAATAATACAACCATTGAAAAGGAAAAAAATATTTTCACCGGTGATGTTGTGCCTGTTGTTATGGATAACAGGTACGGGCCCTCTATTTGGCCAGGTCAGGGCAGCCCAGGACACCATGTTTAATGCTCCTTATATTGATATAGACGAATGGCGGGATAAACCTGTGCGTCATCATTATATTCATGGAGGATTTAAAGGCACAGATACCCGTTTTTCTTTCTACTTTCCACCCAAAGAAAAATATGAAGGCCGTTTTTTCCAATACATAACACCCGTGCCTGATAATGAAAACTTATCACAGGGATTTGCGGGAGAGGGCGATAAGATCGGTTTTTCCGTTGCGAGCGGCGCCTACTTCATAGAAAGCAATGGTGGCGGAAAAGATGGTGCAGGGATGCCCGGTTCAGGAATTGATCCAAAAATTGGCGCTTACCGGGCAAATGCTGCATGTGCGCAATATTCCCGTATTGTAGCCGCACAACTATATGGACCTCACCGTACCTATGGTTATGCTTTCGGGGGCAGCGGTGGCGCATACAGGACCATCGGCGGCCTGGAAAATACAGACGGTGTTTGGGATGGTGCAGTGCCATATGTACTTGGCTCACCAATGGCTATACCAAATGTTTTCACCGTAAGGATACATGCCATGCGTATACTGCACGATAAATTTCCGCAAATAGTTGATGCACTTGAACCGGGCGGTAGTGGTGACATGTTTGCCGGACTAAATGATGAAGAAAGGCAGGCCCTGAACGAGGTTACCCGTATGGGTTTTCCACCCCGGGCATGGTTTGCTTACAAAACCATGGGCTTGCATGCTTTCCCGGTGCTGTACCCTGGTGTAGCTATGGCAGATTCGAAATATTTCAAGGATTTCTGGACTTTGCCCGGGTACCTTGGTGCAGATCCTGCAACTTCCGTGCACAAAGCACGCATTGTGCAGCGCAGCAAAATAACGATGAGCATTACTGCTGAACTTGCAACTAAATTTGGATTACTGCCTGCTGAAACAGCAGGCCAGGCACGTGGCACTGCTGATGCTGCATGGAAAAGTATTGGTGGGGCAGAAGGGGGTATGCCTGTTGGCTTTCAACTGGATGATACATTACCTGGTATTGATTTTCTTGGCGGCGACCTATTCATTAAGAGTGGTGCGGCTGCCGGGAAAAAATTGTTTGTATCACATATCGCCGGTAATAAAATAATCCTTGGAAACAGTGACGCAAAAGTGCTTGCACAAATAAAACCGGGTGATGAAGTAATTCTCGACAATTCAGATTTTCTTGCTGCACAAACTTATCACAGGCACCAGGTGCCTGGTAAAGAATACAAGGTATGGGACCAGTTTAGGGATTCAACCGGTAAACCAATTTATCCCCAACGTCCAATGTTACTGGGTCCATTATTCACCCAGGCAGCTTCCGGGGTATTGCCAAATGGTAAATTCAAGGGCAAGGTGATCCTGCTTGGATCATTGTTGGACAGCGAAGCGTTTCCCTGGCAGCAAGACTGGTATCGATTAAAAGTGAAGGAAAACTTTGGTGACAGCACGGATGATCACTTCAGGATATGGTTCACCGACCATGCCAACCATGGTGACTATGTGCTTCCGGGAGACCCGAATTACCTTGTAAGCTATCTCGGCGTGTTACAGCAGGCACTAAGGGACCTGAGTGCTTGGGTTGAAAAAGGCATAGCGCCACCTGCAAATACCAATTACAAAATAATCGACGGCCAGGTTGTGGTGCCTTCAAATGCTGCGGACCGAAAAGGTATTCAACCCACTGTAATTGTAAAAGCTAATGGCAGTGCGTCAACAGAAGCTTTAATAAATCGACCGGTACAATTTACTGCAGTAATCGACCTGCCGGCAAACACCGGCAAGATAGTAAGTGCCACCTGGGATTTTGAAGGTTCGGGTACATTTCCGGTTGCGGTGAATCTGACAACTGGTGATTTTACGCCGTCGGGTGTAACGCTGAAAACAACCTACACTTTTACTAAACCGGGCATTTATTTTCCTGTACTACGGGTAGCCTCTCAACGGCAGGGGGATAAGAAAACGCCATACACACTGATAAAAAATTTAGGTCGTATGAGGGTAGTCGTTAAATAAGAAAACTTGTTTTCTCACGATGACAGTATGATGTGACACACTATCCCTGCCAGGCTATGCTTTTCTCCATATAACAAAAGGAAGGTGTATCAATACTGATACACCTTCCGGTTTACTCCATTACAAGCTTATTTCCAGGGTGCCTTCATTGCCCGGAACATCGATTGCGATGGCTTTGATGGTACTTCCCGCCAGTGATGGGTTTGCCTGCCTGGCCGTGTAGGTGTAATCAACACCATTGGTGTTTTGTATACCATCTCCCTGCTCTACTAGGGTGCCGTCGGCGGCATAGATCTCTACCAGTACTTTGACCACGCGGAAATCATCCTTGGCGCGGATCGTGAGGGTATCGCCCACAGCACCGGTGTAGCCACGGGTGGTGATACTCACTACAGTCGGTGGGTTAATGAAATCTTCCAATGCCCTGCTGTATACGTTCTGCCTCGGCCTTAAGGTAGCGGCATAGCCCGCTACCATTGCCGGGTCATTGACGATGAATTTTGCATAACGTGCAGCCAGCAGGAAATTCTCCTGGGTTTTAGCCTGGGCCTCTGTAGGGGCCCCGGAACGGGCTTTGGGCGCTTTGGCCACGACTGTTTTGCCAGCCCACTCGCGGAATACAAGTTCTTTACCGAGGGATCCTTTGAATTTTCCGGTTATTACGGAATTGTTAGAATAAGCCATTTGAATTAGGTTTAAAATAAAAAAATTGGGTTTTAAATTTTCCGGCCGCTGCCTGGGAGAAGGTTATTGGGTGCGTTCCAATTCGCCTTACGCAACACTCCATCGGCAGCCACCAGAGAAACAAACCTAAAAACTCATCCTGGCTTTTTTTTCAAATTTGTGACGGTCTGTACTCATTTTGGGGATGAGCATTTACGATTCCTGGGTTGAATGGTAATTTTACCTCGGAATCACCTCTTTGCCTCCTCTTTGGGTCCTCTTTGGTACCTCGGAATAACCTCCCCTGCCGAGGAGCCAAAGAGGACCCAAAGAGGCAGGATCGGGGAAGCAAAGCGAACATAGGGAGAACTTTGCTTAATGGGTAATTGCGATATTTTATTTTAAATTAGGTAACTGATCAACCTAAATCCTTTTTAAGCATGATGAAACCCATTTTCGTTTTGCAAGACAAAACCCTTAAAAAAATTGATCCGCTCGAAGTAGCCTTTTTGATGACAGATAAAAATTATACCAGGATATGCTTCTTAGATAAAACCTGTTTCATGGTCAGGACAACCCTGATTGGCATCATGAAGAAACTTCCGCCTGATATCTTTATTCAAACCCACCGCGCCTATGCCGTGTCTGTATTTTTTATTGATAATATCGCCAAAGATCACCTGATCATTGGCGATATTGCTATCCCCATTGCCAGGCAATATTATGAGCATGTAATTGAGCAACTGCAGATTATTCGCTGATGTTATAGTCCTGTTCGTATGATTTCGTATGCAATTTTCCGGCTATTATACTCACGATCATTAATTGAATGGCATGGAATAACATCACCGGTAATAATATCAGTCCGGTATTGGCGGCATTTGCAAATAAAACCTTTGCCATAACTGAACCATGTACCAATGACTTTTTTGAACCGCAGAAGGTTGCTGTAATGCGGTCCTGCCTGTTGAAATGTAAGCGCACGGCAACAAGGGTCATAATGCCGTAAACGAGGAAAAATAATGCAGTGACCATGAATAACAGTAAAAGCAGGGATGAAATGGAATAGTTTTTAAATGCACCCGTGTAAAATGATTCGCTGAAAGCGCAATATACAATCAGTAAAATGATGGCCTGGTCAAATAGCTTTATTTGTTTTTTGTTGCGGGCTGCAAATGGCCAGCATCTTTTATGTAATACTAATCCAATTGCTACAGGTAGCAGGACCTGCAATAATAATTTGCCAATTACATAACTAATACCCGGATCGCCGGCATTTGAATGTATAAAAAGACCCATCCATACCGGCGTTATAAAAATGCCCAGTAAACTTGATATACTGGCATTGAATATGGCTGCCGGTATATTCCCGCCTGCAATGGAAACCATTACGACAGAAGATGAAACGGTAGATGGCAGTGCAGCAAGAAAGAAGAAGGGCAACCAGGCCTGTGCTAAAAACGCCGTTGCAAATAAGGGTTTCAACAAGATGATTATAGCCGGGAACAGTATAAAGGTGGAAGCCTGGATAACCAGGTGCAACCGGGTATTATGTAACCCTGCTTTTAGTTTTTCCGGGCCTAACTGCAGGCCGTAAAAAAGAAAAATTACTGATACGCCGATGTCTGCTATTGTATGCAGGTGAAAGGGGCTTTCTTTTGTACCCGGATAGGGAAAGAAACAGGCTAATGCGACGGCCGCTACTAATGCAATGATAAATGGATCAATTAAATTTCGCTTCATAGCCGCACCCGTTTAAAATCATGGTTAGCCCATAAATTTAGGTCTTGTGCGCATCCTGACCGCAAAAGATGTTTCAGTCATTTACCTGCAGCCTGCGTAGGATTGCCTTTTACTGGAATATCGCACCAATCAGCAAAAGTAAAAATCCGGTGATATTCAGCACCTGGCGTTTCCGGAAAACCTGTAACCATTTTTCCCGGTGCATCTCCCAGTTATCGGGGTAATTTTCTGTCGTCCAGGTATTCACCAGCCGGTTGATGGGCATATTCCCTTTCAATGTCAGCAGGATCTCAACGACCAGGGCAACCCATGCCAGCGCTGCTGTAATAAACAACAAACCCGTGGTATAATTACTGGTCATCACCACCAGTAATGTATTGGTTGCAATGGTGCCATATACCACCTTGCTGAATTTTTTCAGAAAGTTTTTATCTGTTTGTTTCCTGAAGGTGATATAGGTTGCTGCATCCATTTTTCTTTGGACATCTTCGAGCGAAATGATGTAGGAAAATGATTGTGATACAATGATACTATACAGCAAAAGGTTCAGGAAGATGATGATATTTATTTCCATGTCCTTACCGGTTTTACTGTTTGAAGGTAATTATATATTGCTTTCAATTCCAGGTCGCTCATTTTCTGGAAAGAACTCCAGGGCATTTCACTGTATGGAATTAATTTTCCTGTCCTGAACCTTTTGATGAACTTTTCCTGTGACCACCCAAAAATCCGGCCACTGCTGTCTGGGGTGATGTTTGGTGTGACCATTCCATTCGGCATTTCATTTCCACCTGCCAGTAGTTCCCCAATAACTTCGCCGCTCAGGGTACGCTTAGTATGGCAGCCGTTGCAGTTGCCAACACTATGCACCAGGTATTTACCATAGGCTGCAGAGCTGTCTTCCTTCACCGCCGGCACTATCTTTTCAGATGGTCCAACAGGCTTGATCAAAAATGCTTTTACAAGGTTCCCCATTACATTAAGCTGGTTTTGGGGTTTTTGGATGGGGGCTGGTTTTTGGGTCCTCAAAAAGGAGATTACAGCTGTAAGGTCGGAGTCGCTAAGATTATGAAAGGGCATGAAATCATATACGACCGTACCATCCGGATGTACGCCATAACGCAGGGCCCGGGCAATTTCACCATCAGAGTATTTACCAATGCCATGTTCGGGATCGGAAGTGATATTGGCGGAGTAGATAGTGCCTACAGGCAGTTTAAATGCAATGCCACCGCTAAGGATGGGATCCTGGCCCAGGCTCAGGATAGAATCTGTATTGGCTTTATTGTGGCAGTCTGTGCAATGTGCAATACTTATAGCGAGGTGCCGGCCCCTTGCAATTACTGCACTGTCTTTTGAGGCGGTTATTTTTGGATATGGCGCCTTATATTTTATGTTTTGGCGGGAAGCCGTAATGGTACCAATTCCTACAATGATGATGGCCAGCACAAGGCTGGTCCACTTTACTATTTTTTTGATTTTTTTCATGACCCAATGAATTATGTTGGGTCAAAAATGAATTAAACCAGCGCCCTTAAAAAGCGGCTTTTGAATGAGCTGTTATTATTACCGGATGAATTGCTGCCATGAACAATGATGGTCCCGAAAACAACTACCTAGTATTTACCGTACAATTATTATTGCTTCTGGTACCTGCGCAGGGTCCAGCTGATGGTTTCATGCTGGCGCGCCAGGTCAGTGAGGAAGTCGGCAGTGAGTGCATCATTGTGCTGCTCATCACTTGATTTGATAGCTGCCCTTAAGGTGGCGATCACTTTCTCATGGTCATCCTGTAGTTCGCGGATCATGGCAATTTGGTCGGGGTATTTTCCCGGTGCTTCTTTCAGGCTGCCAAATTGTAAGAACTCCGCCATTGTTCCCGGTGTATTGAACCCCATTTTATTGATTTTTTCAGCAATCTCATCTATGGCGGTTTCCAACTGCCCATACTGGTCTTCGAACAGTTTGTGCAGTTCCATAAAACTGGGCCCGGATACATTCCAATGGAATTTCCGGGTCTTGGTATACAGGATCACTGCGTCTGATAAAATGCCCACCAGCATGTCACTGATTGCTTTTTTATCTTTTTGGGGAAGCGTTGCTTTTGCCATAGTATAATAATTTTTTACCCCGTTCCCAGGTACATGAAGTAATTGTCCAGCTGTTCTTTTGTAATGGGTTTTTCCCATATGGATTGGCTGAAATTGTTCGTTCGCAAGAAACTTTTATCCGCTGCCGAAATCAGGTTGATGCGCGCTTCCGGATACTTTTTCTGGATTTGGCCGGCCTGTAGCCAACCTTCCCCGTCTGGCAGGAAATTGTCGATAAAAATCACTTCCGGCTTTATGTTATCAATAACTGTGAGTCCGCCTATCAGCGTATATTCACAATGAACGTCATGACCATCCTTTTCCAGCAGCAGTTGAAGAAGCCGGCAGAAATCAGGGTCATCAT comes from Flavihumibacter fluvii and encodes:
- a CDS encoding PKD domain-containing protein; the encoded protein is MKRKKIFSPVMLCLLLWITGTGPLFGQVRAAQDTMFNAPYIDIDEWRDKPVRHHYIHGGFKGTDTRFSFYFPPKEKYEGRFFQYITPVPDNENLSQGFAGEGDKIGFSVASGAYFIESNGGGKDGAGMPGSGIDPKIGAYRANAACAQYSRIVAAQLYGPHRTYGYAFGGSGGAYRTIGGLENTDGVWDGAVPYVLGSPMAIPNVFTVRIHAMRILHDKFPQIVDALEPGGSGDMFAGLNDEERQALNEVTRMGFPPRAWFAYKTMGLHAFPVLYPGVAMADSKYFKDFWTLPGYLGADPATSVHKARIVQRSKITMSITAELATKFGLLPAETAGQARGTADAAWKSIGGAEGGMPVGFQLDDTLPGIDFLGGDLFIKSGAAAGKKLFVSHIAGNKIILGNSDAKVLAQIKPGDEVILDNSDFLAAQTYHRHQVPGKEYKVWDQFRDSTGKPIYPQRPMLLGPLFTQAASGVLPNGKFKGKVILLGSLLDSEAFPWQQDWYRLKVKENFGDSTDDHFRIWFTDHANHGDYVLPGDPNYLVSYLGVLQQALRDLSAWVEKGIAPPANTNYKIIDGQVVVPSNAADRKGIQPTVIVKANGSASTEALINRPVQFTAVIDLPANTGKIVSATWDFEGSGTFPVAVNLTTGDFTPSGVTLKTTYTFTKPGIYFPVLRVASQRQGDKKTPYTLIKNLGRMRVVVK
- a CDS encoding LytTR family DNA-binding domain-containing protein; amino-acid sequence: MMKPIFVLQDKTLKKIDPLEVAFLMTDKNYTRICFLDKTCFMVRTTLIGIMKKLPPDIFIQTHRAYAVSVFFIDNIAKDHLIIGDIAIPIARQYYEHVIEQLQIIR
- a CDS encoding bile acid:sodium symporter family protein; translation: MKRNLIDPFIIALVAAVALACFFPYPGTKESPFHLHTIADIGVSVIFLFYGLQLGPEKLKAGLHNTRLHLVIQASTFILFPAIIILLKPLFATAFLAQAWLPFFFLAALPSTVSSSVVMVSIAGGNIPAAIFNASISSLLGIFITPVWMGLFIHSNAGDPGISYVIGKLLLQVLLPVAIGLVLHKRCWPFAARNKKQIKLFDQAIILLIVYCAFSESFYTGAFKNYSISSLLLLLFMVTALFFLVYGIMTLVAVRLHFNRQDRITATFCGSKKSLVHGSVMAKVLFANAANTGLILLPVMLFHAIQLMIVSIIAGKLHTKSYEQDYNISE
- a CDS encoding c-type cytochrome, encoding MKKIKKIVKWTSLVLAIIIVGIGTITASRQNIKYKAPYPKITASKDSAVIARGRHLAISIAHCTDCHNKANTDSILSLGQDPILSGGIAFKLPVGTIYSANITSDPEHGIGKYSDGEIARALRYGVHPDGTVVYDFMPFHNLSDSDLTAVISFLRTQKPAPIQKPQNQLNVMGNLVKAFLIKPVGPSEKIVPAVKEDSSAAYGKYLVHSVGNCNGCHTKRTLSGEVIGELLAGGNEMPNGMVTPNITPDSSGRIFGWSQEKFIKRFRTGKLIPYSEMPWSSFQKMSDLELKAIYNYLQTVKPVRTWK
- a CDS encoding Dps family protein, producing MAKATLPQKDKKAISDMLVGILSDAVILYTKTRKFHWNVSGPSFMELHKLFEDQYGQLETAIDEIAEKINKMGFNTPGTMAEFLQFGSLKEAPGKYPDQIAMIRELQDDHEKVIATLRAAIKSSDEQHNDALTADFLTDLARQHETISWTLRRYQKQ
- a CDS encoding response regulator, whose translation is MKIIIIDDDPDFCRLLQLLLEKDGHDVHCEYTLIGGLTVIDNIKPEVIFIDNFLPDGEGWLQAGQIQKKYPEARINLISAADKSFLRTNNFSQSIWEKPITKEQLDNYFMYLGTG